A stretch of DNA from Triticum dicoccoides isolate Atlit2015 ecotype Zavitan chromosome 2A, WEW_v2.0, whole genome shotgun sequence:
TGGAAATGGTCAAGCTCTTGAAACAACACACTTAGATCTGTTGGCTCACCATAGAATGGCTCAGACTCCCTGAAGGTTACGTCCATACTGACAAACCTGCGTTTCTCTGAGGGACACCAACATTTATACCCCTGCTGACTAGAAGAATAGCCCAGAAAAATACACTTCACTGCCCGCGCATCAAGTTTTCCAATAGAAGGACGGTGATCTCGAACAAAACAAGTACTGCCAAACAACTTTGGGGGAACAACAAACTTAGTTTCTCCATATACTAGCTCACACGGAGATTTCATGCTTAGTATTCTTGATGGTGTCCTGTTGATCAAGTATGTGGCTGTCATAACTGCTTCACTCCACAAGAATTTGGGCACATTCATCGTAAACATCAATGACCGGGCAACCTCAAGAATATGCCGATTTTTCCTTTCTGCCACTCCATTCTGGAGGGGTGTCTGGGCATGAAGTTTGATGAAGAATACCGTGATCAGACAAGTAAGCCCCAAATGTGTTGTTCACATACTCTGTCCCATTGTCAGTCCTGATCACCTGCACCTGCACCTGAAACTGATTCTTCACCAAGGCATGGAAATTCTGAAAACAGCTAAACACCTCATCTTTGTGACGCATCAAATAAATCCAAGTCATACGAGAATAGCAATCGATGAATGTAACAAAGTATTTCATTCCATTCATTGATACAACTGGGCTCTTCCATACATCCGAATGAATAAGCATAAAAGGAGATATGCTCCTAAGCCCCTTACTCACATATGAGGCTCGTGTGTGTTTGGCATATTCGCAAGCATCACATGTCAACTTGCCCTTGCCTATCCCACACATAACATCCGGAAAGATTCTACTCTTCTTATCAAAAGATACATGGCCCATCCTATAGTGATGGATCATcgcctccttctccttgtcctccaTGGTCGCAGCACACACCAAGTCCGGCTGCACCTCCTGGTCCATGTACCAGAGCCCCCTACGCCTGGTGCCAGTCCCAACCGTCTGACTCGTCTGTCGCTCCTGAATCACGCACCCGAATTTGTCAAGGATCACACGACAGTCAATTTGATCAATTAGAGCACTGAAAGAGACCAAATTGACAGGAAAAGCCGGCACATGTAAAACTGAGGATAGGGAGATGGTCGGAGTGCACTTGACTGTGCCAACCCCCATGACAGGCTGGTTTGTGCCATCAGCAGTTTGCAtagtgcgcgtgtgagatggagggTGCTTATTGTAAGACTCAAACATGCAGGATTTACTAGCAACATGCTTAGATGCTCCAGAGTCAAGAACCCACTCTGGAGCACTCTCATTAGAAGCAAGAGATGCCTTTTCCGGATTACCTTCATCAGTGGAGACCCAGAGAGCAAAGTCTCCATAGTTAGCATCGTCTGCATCTTTGCCTTTTGACGTCCCAGTGTCTCCTGCCACTGCCATGTGAGCCCTCTGATCTCCTGAGTGTCCTGAGTAACCACCTCTGCCCATAGAAGCCTGACCCCTTAAGGTCCCTGAGTATCCACCTCTGCCTCTACTCCTGCCTCTGCCAGTTCCCCCTCTGTTGTATCCCCTGCCTCTGCCACGAGTTGGACAGGCCCACTTCCAGTGACCTATCTCCCCACAGATATGACATTTGTTGGGATCGCTCCACTCCATGCGCTCAGTGACTGCAAATGTCGAAGCCGGCACAGCCTTCATGTCTGCATGCTCAAGAGATAGCCGCACCTCCTCTTGAGACATTGCAGCAATAGCCTCCTCAATAGAGGGCAGAAGAGGTTGGTGCAACAGGGAAGCCCTCCTGCCATGAAAGCAACCTCTAAGACCCTCCAACAGTTTCAGCACACGCCTGCGTGCAATCCACTTGCGCCCTGACTCGATGCAAGCCGCATCATAGAGTTCCAGAGGGTCGCAGTTATCCTGCTCTGCCCACAGAGCCTGCAGCTCTGCCACATATGCCATCACTGACATGTCGTCACCTTGATGCAGCCGACTGATCTTCCCCTCAATCTGAGCAATTAGCATGACATTGCCCTTGCCTGAGTACAAAGTGGACAGAGTCGTCCATATCGCAGCGGATGTGGATAGCCCCTCCACAGAGCGTCCAATGGGGGGCACTACCGAGTTCAACAACCAGCCAATGAGCACAGAGTTTATGACCTTCCATCTCTTTCCCTCCACAGTAGTCTTGTCTCCTGGTTCAGCAACAACACCCAACAAGTGCCCATCAAGCTCCTTCTGTTCCACAGCCAGCAACGCCCTCCGGGACCAGCTCAGATAATTGGTAGTCCCCTCTAACTTCATGTCCATGGGTGACAGTTCGATCTTCTG
This window harbors:
- the LOC119354292 gene encoding uncharacterized protein LOC119354292; amino-acid sequence: MSEPTGLAEAFEKLAKFLEESKSGAIVPRQEVAQKIELSPMDMKLEGTTNYLSWSRRALLAVEQKELDGHLLGVVAEPGDKTTVEGKRWKVINSVLIGWLLNSVVPPIGRSVEGLSTSAAIWTTLSTLYSGKGNVMLIAQIEGKISRLHQGDDMSVMAYVAELQALWAEQDNCDPLELYDAACIESGRKWIARRRVLKLLEGLRGCFHGRRASLLHQPLLPSIEEAIAAMSQEEVRLSLEHADMKAVPASTFAVTERMEWSDPNKCHICGEIGHWKWACPTRGRGRGYNRGGTGRGRSRGRGGYSGTLRGQASMGRGGYSGHSGDQRAHMAVAGDTGTSKGKDADDANYGDFALWVSTDEGATDESDGWDWHQA